From Spea bombifrons isolate aSpeBom1 chromosome 6, aSpeBom1.2.pri, whole genome shotgun sequence, a single genomic window includes:
- the SSTR3 gene encoding somatostatin receptor type 3 has translation MTPTSPTTFASSYTEVNTTIYLNVSSTQSLTAPGLLIPLVYLVVCAVGLWGNTLVIYLAWRSPAGQNSVTALYILNLALADDLFMLGLPFLAAQNALSYWPFGSPVCRVVMTLDAVNQFTSIFCLTVLSLDRYLAVVRPTQSAKWRRPKVAKCVNMTVWILSFLVVLPVVFFSGVPGNSGTCHIAWPEPAQAWRTGFIIYTAALGFFCPLFVICICHVLIVAQLRSSGQRVRAASNRRQGPERKVTKMVALAVTAFIICWLPFYALNIINLLWPLPESPKLYGLYSFVVALSYANSCLNPIIYALLARPFQRGLRRVLCRTSVKVAHGVMKGGDEGARGELSRVSGISQEVKSLRVEERKENGGADVIEDHEHHEVGTSAQKALPEELGASEKENMLGISYL, from the coding sequence ATGACACCAACTTCTCCAACTACTTTTGCAAGCTCCTATACTGAGGTTAACACAACCATCTATTTGAATGTTTCATCTACCCAAAGTTTAACAGCCCCAGGACTCCTCATCCCTCTTGTCTACCTTGTGGTATGTGCAGTAGGGTTGTGGGGTAACACTCTTGTCATATACCTTGCATGGCGCAGTCCTGCAGGCCAGAATTCAGTAACTGCCCTCTATATCCTGAATCTGGCACTGGCTGATGATCTTTTCATGTTGGGCTTACCTTTTCTCGCTGCCCAGAATGCACTTTCCTACTGGCCCTTTGGCTCTCCTGTTTGTCGTGTGGTAATGACCCTGGATGCAGTTAATCAATTCACTAGCATATTTTGCCTGACTGTACTCAGCTTGGACAGATATCTAGCTGTGGTACGTCCAACCCAGTCAGCAAAATGGAGAAGACCCAAAGTGGCTAAATGTGTAAATATGACAGTGTggattctttctttcttggttGTGCTTCCAGTAGTTTTCTTCTCTGGAGTCCCTGGAAATTCAGGAACCTGTCACATTGCATGGCCTGAGCCAGCACAGGCCTGGAGAACTGGCTTTATCATATACACTGCTGCACTAGGCTTCTTTTGCCCACTATTTGTGATCTGTATCTGCCACGTGCTAATTGTGGCCCAGTTAAGGTCATCTGGCCAGCGAGTCAGAGCGGCCTCAAACCGGCGGCAGGGTCCAGAGCGCAAAGTAACCAAAATGGTGGCTCTTGCAGTGACAGCCTTCATTATCTGCTGGCTGCCCTTTTATGCCCTAAATATAATCAATCTTTTGTGGCCACTCCCAGAAAGTCCCAAATTATATGGACTCTACTCATTTGTGGTGGCTCTTTCCTATGCAAATAGCTGTCTTAATCCTATAATTTATGCTCTTCTTGCCCGGCCTTTCCAACGAGGCCTACGGCGTGTTCTCTGTAGGACCTCTGTGAAGGTAGCTCATGGAGTGATGAAAGGAGGTGATGAAGGAGCACGGGGAGAGCTAAGCAGGGTTAGTGGTATCTCCCAGGAAGTGAAGAGTTTAAGAGTAGAGGAGAGAAAGGAAAATGGGGGAGCAGATGTGATTGAGGACCATGAACATCATGAAGTGGGCACATCTGCACAGAAGGCTCTTCCAGAGGAGTTAGGGGCAAGCGAGAAAGAAAACATGCTGGGAATAAGTTACTTATGA